A genomic window from Chelonoidis abingdonii isolate Lonesome George chromosome 26, CheloAbing_2.0, whole genome shotgun sequence includes:
- the DNASE2 gene encoding LOW QUALITY PROTEIN: deoxyribonuclease-2-alpha (The sequence of the model RefSeq protein was modified relative to this genomic sequence to represent the inferred CDS: deleted 1 base in 1 codon), with protein sequence MLPLFLLAVALPLPLPRVAAGGISCYDDAGQPVDWFLAYKLPRPRHSPPAEGMRYMYQDARSGGWVPGRALMNSTQSAVGRTLLQLYQGANRRVSRGEGGNWSRAAGGGSSWDREGGSGGTGRRGGYGLCVVLLDRAQGFWLLHSTPHYPPPTPETYAWPTAGCTTASPFLCGHLTPTPSSRRIGHPAADIQDSEVSRPVQGPCRQDAAACARPRDACPCARAPWNRSVALTPLGGRAPEPGPSSGVFHDVLCPPDLYSGWVAQALSSDLYVQFWPNSRGVLPSNCSGSYRVYNIEELGFPAPGPHFSATVDHSKWCVSTEHAPGWACVGDMNRNLEEEQRGGGTLCQQDPAVWKSYCALVQSYSKC encoded by the exons atgctgcccctcttcctcctggctgtggccctgcccctgcccctgcctcgtGTGGCTGCAGGGGGCATCTCCTGCTATGACGATGCCGGGCAGCCCGTGGACTG gttcCTGGCCTACAAGCTGCCTCGGCCCCGGCACAGCCCCCCGGCCGAGGGCATGCGCTACATGTACCAGGATGCCCGCTCCGGCGGCTGGGTGCCCGGCCGCGCCCTCATGAACAGCACCCAGAGCGCTGTGGGCAGGACCCTGCTGCAGCTCTACCAAGGGGCAAACAGGCGGGTgagtcggggggaggggggcaactGGAGCCgggctgctgggggaggaagTAGCTGGGACAGAGAAGGGGGCAGTGGGGGTACGGGCAGGAGAGGGGGCTATGGGCTctg CGTGGTCCTGCTGGACAGAGCCCAGGGCTTCTGGCTGCTGCAC AGCACCCCCCACTACCCGCCCCCCACGCCAGAGACCTACGCCTGGCCCACAGCGGGCTGCACAACGGCCAGTCCCTTCCTGTGCGGTCACCTTACCCCTACGCCCAGTTCAAGGAGGATTG GGCACCCAGCTGCGGATATTCAGGACTCCGAGGTTTCGCGCCCGGTGCAGGGGCCCTGTCGCCAGGACGCTGCCGCCTGCGCCAGGCCTCGAGATGCATGCCCGTGCGCGAGAGCCCCCTGGAACCGCAGCGTGGCCCTGACCCCGCTGGGGGGGCGCGCTCCTGAGCCTGGGCCAAGTTCCGGCGTCTTCCACGATG TGCTCTGCCCCCCAGATCTCTACTCCGGCTGGGTGGCCCAGGCTCTCTCCAGCGACCTCTACGTCCAGTTCTGGCCCAACTCGCGGGGGGTCCTGCCCTCCAACTGCTCGGGGTCCTACCGGGTGTATAACATCGAGGAGCTGGGCTTCCCGGCCCCGGGGCCCCACTTCTCAGCTACCGTCGACCACTCCAAGTGGTGCGTGAGCACCGAGCACGCGCCCGGCTGGGCCTGCGTGGGCGACATGAACCGCAACTTGGAGGAGGAGCAGCGGGGAGGGGGGACCCTGTGCCAGCAGGACCCAGCCGTCTGGAAATCTTATTGCGCCCTAGTGCAGAGCTATAGCAAGTGctag